One segment of Rhodopirellula baltica SH 1 DNA contains the following:
- a CDS encoding efflux RND transporter permease subunit yields the protein MSEQVSSVKDNMVSNQTWLELAAKRFFNDRRLLVLILALILVAGLSSLAILPRMEDPVLARRVALVNTRLPGAGAERVEALITEKIEDRLRDIEEIKELRSVSRVGISTVSIELHDEVTETDTVWSRVRSRIEDSLPSLPPGASRPEFDELDVRAYALIVGLTWHGDGPADTRLLRRLAIDLQDRMQNVTGTDSIDRFGDPGEEIDVRLDPRRLAAMGLTPSDVASRLASYDAKGTAGQLRNAPMQMLIEVGNQYDATEHIASIPIRSGDGIDIRLGELAQIQLAVPDPPATASLIEGHEAVVLGMMVRPSYRIDTWTEDAEAVLAEVALTLPDGVRLDTVLRQRDYVDDRLKSLTGNLLMGAIAVACVIWLLMGWRSALIVTLTLPLASLMVLFGLRVVGIPIHQMSITGLIIALGLLIDNAIVVVDEVQARLRSGMSPSNAMTSSVSHLAIPLLGSTLTTALAFAPIALMPGPAGEFVGSIAISVIMAITSSLFLALTVIPTIASRVLASSYSVVESEIRSSAPRLRWWTNGIRLPRVTRMFESVVRLSVRRPAIGLAISFALPVLGFGLAQTLEEQFFPPSSRDQFHITVEGDATSSLATTRKTAEVVDAMAREMGAERIDWFYGESAPQFYYNVIANRRGTANFAQALVRMPEGQTPTPVIRELQKRLDQRILSSRVLVRQLEQGPPFAAPIEVRLFGPDLNVLRQIGEDVRARLTRMDHVVAVRTDLAEVLPQLTLDIDDAASARAGVTPSEVSRQLSTALEGQRGGSVLQGNEELPIIVRVQADDRGDLASLESMDLVLASRVSSEGDLSPAQLIPVSAFATTKLQPESAAIPRLNRRRMNEVAAFLDAGVLPSSVQRRLEADLESDPLELPAGYSMEFGGEASKRDDAVGNLFSTVGVLAVLMLATLVLSFSSFRMAGIISVVAVLSIGLAMAALAISGYSFGFMAIIGTMGLIGVAINDSIVVLAGIRANPKASAGDIEATVAETMHTSRHVVATTLTTMAGFTPLILDGGGFWPPMAVSIAGGVAGATLLALVLVPTLHQRLLRAPCGEERSAVTV from the coding sequence ATGAGCGAGCAGGTTTCTTCCGTGAAGGACAACATGGTTTCCAATCAGACTTGGTTGGAACTTGCTGCGAAACGGTTTTTCAACGACCGGCGTTTGCTTGTTCTGATCCTTGCATTGATCTTGGTCGCGGGGCTGAGCAGCCTGGCGATTTTGCCGCGAATGGAAGATCCAGTTCTGGCCCGTCGTGTGGCGTTGGTCAACACTCGATTGCCCGGTGCGGGCGCCGAACGCGTCGAAGCGTTGATCACGGAGAAGATCGAAGACCGACTGCGAGACATTGAAGAAATCAAAGAGCTTCGATCGGTAAGCCGTGTTGGAATCAGCACCGTTTCGATTGAACTTCACGACGAGGTGACCGAAACGGATACGGTTTGGTCGCGGGTGCGAAGCCGGATTGAAGATTCGCTCCCCAGTTTGCCGCCCGGTGCATCGCGTCCCGAATTTGATGAGTTGGATGTTCGCGCTTATGCCTTGATCGTTGGGCTGACCTGGCACGGTGACGGTCCCGCGGACACCAGGTTGCTGCGGCGTTTGGCGATCGACCTGCAAGACCGAATGCAGAATGTGACCGGCACCGATTCGATCGATCGGTTTGGCGATCCTGGAGAAGAAATTGACGTACGGTTGGATCCACGCAGGCTAGCGGCGATGGGATTGACTCCGTCGGACGTGGCGTCGCGATTGGCGTCGTACGATGCGAAAGGGACCGCTGGTCAGTTAAGAAACGCTCCGATGCAAATGCTGATCGAAGTCGGCAACCAATATGATGCGACCGAGCACATTGCCTCGATCCCCATTCGTTCCGGCGACGGAATCGACATTCGGCTCGGTGAACTCGCGCAAATTCAGCTGGCTGTGCCGGATCCGCCGGCAACGGCTTCGTTGATCGAGGGTCACGAAGCGGTTGTGTTAGGCATGATGGTTCGTCCTTCCTATCGAATTGACACGTGGACCGAGGATGCGGAAGCCGTTTTGGCTGAAGTCGCTCTGACGTTACCTGATGGTGTTCGTCTCGACACGGTGTTGCGGCAACGTGATTATGTGGACGATCGTTTGAAGTCTTTGACCGGCAATCTATTGATGGGGGCCATCGCCGTCGCTTGCGTGATTTGGTTGTTGATGGGGTGGCGATCAGCATTGATTGTGACGCTGACATTACCACTCGCCAGCTTGATGGTCTTGTTTGGGTTGCGTGTCGTTGGCATTCCAATTCATCAGATGTCGATCACCGGTCTGATCATTGCGTTGGGCTTGTTGATCGACAATGCGATCGTTGTGGTCGATGAGGTGCAGGCTCGTTTGCGGAGCGGCATGTCGCCTTCCAATGCGATGACGAGCAGCGTTTCTCACTTGGCAATTCCATTGCTCGGTTCGACGCTCACGACCGCACTCGCGTTTGCACCAATCGCTTTGATGCCCGGGCCAGCAGGTGAGTTTGTGGGCTCGATTGCGATCAGCGTGATCATGGCAATCACGTCATCGTTGTTCTTGGCTTTGACCGTCATTCCAACGATCGCATCGCGAGTCCTGGCCAGTTCTTACAGCGTGGTTGAGAGCGAAATTCGGTCCTCTGCACCCCGGCTTCGGTGGTGGACCAATGGAATTCGATTGCCGCGGGTGACTCGAATGTTTGAATCCGTCGTTCGCTTGTCGGTGCGGCGTCCTGCGATCGGGCTGGCTATTTCTTTCGCATTGCCTGTGCTCGGTTTCGGTCTGGCTCAAACATTGGAAGAACAGTTTTTCCCACCCAGCTCACGCGATCAATTTCATATCACCGTGGAAGGCGACGCGACATCGTCTTTGGCGACAACACGAAAGACCGCGGAAGTGGTCGACGCGATGGCCCGTGAGATGGGGGCCGAACGGATCGACTGGTTCTACGGCGAAAGTGCTCCGCAGTTTTACTACAACGTGATCGCGAATCGACGCGGCACCGCGAACTTCGCACAGGCGCTCGTGCGAATGCCTGAAGGTCAAACGCCCACTCCGGTCATCCGCGAATTACAGAAGCGACTGGACCAACGCATTCTTTCCTCCCGCGTGTTGGTGCGGCAGCTTGAACAAGGTCCTCCTTTCGCTGCCCCAATCGAAGTCCGATTGTTTGGCCCCGACTTGAACGTGCTGCGTCAGATTGGTGAAGACGTCCGCGCACGTTTGACTCGGATGGATCACGTGGTTGCGGTTCGAACGGATCTAGCGGAAGTCTTGCCGCAACTGACACTGGATATCGATGATGCAGCGAGTGCTCGCGCTGGGGTGACGCCGAGTGAGGTCTCTCGCCAGCTTTCAACCGCGTTGGAAGGCCAGCGTGGTGGCAGTGTTTTACAAGGCAACGAAGAACTGCCGATCATCGTTCGTGTTCAGGCCGATGATCGAGGCGACTTGGCCAGTCTCGAGAGCATGGACTTGGTACTCGCCTCAAGGGTTTCTTCAGAGGGTGACCTTTCTCCGGCTCAGTTGATTCCCGTTTCCGCGTTCGCGACAACGAAGCTGCAGCCTGAATCGGCTGCGATTCCGCGGCTGAATCGGCGGCGAATGAACGAAGTCGCTGCTTTTTTGGATGCGGGTGTGCTTCCTAGTTCTGTTCAGCGTCGGCTGGAAGCGGATTTGGAATCGGATCCGTTGGAATTGCCCGCCGGTTATTCAATGGAATTCGGCGGTGAAGCGTCTAAGCGGGATGACGCGGTCGGCAATCTTTTTTCGACGGTCGGTGTGTTGGCGGTTTTGATGCTGGCAACGCTGGTGTTGTCGTTCAGTTCGTTTCGGATGGCAGGCATCATTTCGGTGGTCGCCGTCCTGTCGATCGGCTTGGCGATGGCTGCACTTGCGATCAGTGGTTATTCGTTCGGATTCATGGCGATCATCGGCACCATGGGGTTGATCGGTGTCGCCATCAACGACTCGATCGTGGTGTTGGCGGGAATTCGAGCCAATCCGAAAGCGTCCGCTGGCGACATCGAAGCAACGGTTGCGGAAACCATGCACACGTCTCGGCATGTGGTCGCGACGACACTGACAACCATGGCGGGCTTCACGCCGTTGATTCTGGATGGTGGAGGTTTCTGGCCACCGATGGCGGTTTCGATTGCCGGAGGCGTCGCCGGGGCAACTTTGTTGGCGTTGGTCTTGGTTCCGACGCTTCATCAGCGATTGCTACGAGCACCCTGCGGCGAAGAGCGTTCCGCAGTCACGGTCTGA
- a CDS encoding efflux RND transporter periplasmic adaptor subunit, translating to MNAPSHSIQRRSFWNARSFGVIAFVVVIGAVLSAAFGPGVIGLDPAPADDGSIGLETPRLHVRVVQAQSIEGPELFHRYRGDVIARRDSSLAMRRGGRLQDVAVHEGDLVNRGDVLARIDVADLHAAAASADAEIAAAEAALEEATAGPRYQTIRAAEARVQQLEAQWTAAKNRFERQRSLRSRGAGTQQEYDDAKFATDALAANQMSAKAELDELKEGTRQEQIAAARARLQLAKAARQRVEVDLSDSQIVAPFDGVIASRLFDEGSIIGPNQPVLRILESPPVHATFGVPADVSDFLKLNDRLRVSVGEAGPDSSQPARVIRMQPQINPVTRTRVVEVELEADDTVAAAESIGWIGKTATLWVPWAKTRTQQDDWIAHNDGVDRVPIWVPTSALVRGVRGLWSVYVAEPTLGSDLSADSANTTLDGNDTNVVAISRRDVKIIRTAGQMSLVSGSVAGTEAIVVEGTQRVGPGVRAVAVWESEASSLSSQETAAR from the coding sequence ATGAACGCACCATCGCACTCCATCCAACGACGCTCATTTTGGAACGCTCGGTCATTCGGGGTGATTGCCTTCGTTGTGGTGATCGGAGCGGTTCTATCGGCTGCGTTTGGACCGGGTGTCATCGGGTTGGATCCCGCTCCGGCAGACGACGGATCGATTGGGTTGGAAACGCCGCGTCTGCATGTTCGCGTGGTTCAAGCCCAATCGATTGAAGGTCCGGAGTTGTTCCACCGATACCGCGGTGATGTCATCGCTCGTCGCGATAGTTCACTCGCGATGCGACGCGGTGGACGATTGCAGGATGTTGCCGTCCACGAAGGCGATCTGGTCAATCGCGGCGATGTTTTAGCGCGGATCGATGTTGCCGATCTGCATGCCGCTGCCGCATCCGCCGACGCGGAAATTGCAGCGGCGGAGGCTGCGTTGGAAGAGGCAACCGCGGGGCCTCGGTACCAAACCATTCGAGCAGCCGAAGCCAGAGTTCAGCAACTCGAAGCCCAATGGACCGCTGCGAAAAATCGATTCGAGCGTCAGCGATCCCTGCGTAGTCGCGGAGCCGGAACGCAGCAAGAATATGACGATGCCAAATTCGCCACGGATGCTCTCGCCGCAAATCAAATGTCGGCGAAGGCTGAGCTTGATGAGCTGAAGGAAGGAACGCGGCAAGAACAAATTGCGGCCGCGAGGGCAAGATTGCAATTGGCGAAGGCTGCTCGTCAGCGCGTCGAAGTGGATTTGTCCGACAGCCAAATTGTGGCTCCATTTGATGGGGTGATTGCATCAAGGTTGTTCGATGAGGGATCGATCATCGGCCCCAATCAACCCGTTTTGCGAATCTTGGAATCGCCGCCGGTCCACGCGACGTTTGGAGTTCCAGCCGATGTTTCGGATTTTTTGAAACTGAACGATCGGTTGCGTGTTTCCGTTGGCGAAGCCGGACCCGACAGTTCTCAACCGGCTCGTGTGATTCGTATGCAACCGCAGATCAATCCCGTCACGAGGACTCGCGTTGTCGAAGTGGAGCTGGAAGCCGACGACACAGTCGCTGCGGCCGAGTCCATTGGCTGGATCGGCAAGACAGCAACCCTTTGGGTGCCTTGGGCGAAGACGCGAACGCAGCAAGATGATTGGATCGCACACAACGATGGAGTCGACCGGGTGCCGATTTGGGTGCCAACATCCGCCTTGGTTCGTGGTGTCCGAGGATTGTGGTCGGTCTATGTAGCCGAACCCACGCTGGGTTCAGATTTAAGTGCTGACTCCGCCAACACCACACTTGATGGTAATGACACAAACGTCGTCGCCATCAGTCGAAGAGATGTCAAAATCATTCGAACCGCCGGCCAGATGTCCTTGGTTTCAGGGTCGGTTGCGGGAACGGAGGCGATTGTGGTGGAGGGGACTCAGCGGGTTGGACCGGGAGTCCGTGCGGTTGCGGTTTGGGAATCGGAAGCGTCTTCGTTGTCATCTCAAGAGACGGCAGCACGATGA
- a CDS encoding TetR/AcrR family transcriptional regulator: MNQATIEKATASMTPKQLEIQQRESRILDKAFPMLRSGGVGAINMNAIAKEMGCTRGTIYNHFANKEEILLALATRSVRRRIALFQFAMESQAESRDRCAAVGIAVEVYADYMPDEFAIEQIIRHDVVWQKTSEGRRDVLSDCEQLCIGSLGQVVQAAIEVGDLKPQRGQTASELTQQLIFGLWSLSYGGLVLEATSPSLKAAGIDDARMTIRRNGNLLLDAVGWQPLFNARRYNAWSKRLRPVLIETAKKIRQLPCNSEQDFALATESAS, encoded by the coding sequence ATGAACCAAGCGACCATTGAAAAAGCGACGGCGAGCATGACGCCGAAGCAACTCGAGATTCAGCAACGAGAATCACGCATTCTCGATAAAGCCTTTCCGATGCTGCGAAGCGGCGGAGTTGGCGCAATCAATATGAACGCCATCGCGAAAGAGATGGGGTGCACTCGTGGCACGATCTACAACCATTTCGCCAACAAAGAAGAGATTTTGCTCGCGCTCGCGACGCGGTCGGTTCGCCGTCGAATTGCGTTGTTCCAGTTTGCGATGGAAAGCCAAGCGGAGTCTCGCGACCGTTGTGCGGCGGTTGGAATTGCGGTCGAAGTTTATGCCGACTACATGCCCGACGAATTCGCGATCGAGCAAATCATTCGGCACGACGTCGTGTGGCAAAAGACATCCGAAGGCAGACGTGATGTGTTGTCGGATTGCGAGCAATTGTGCATTGGTTCGCTCGGCCAAGTAGTGCAAGCCGCTATTGAAGTGGGTGATCTAAAGCCGCAACGTGGTCAAACGGCGTCGGAACTGACTCAGCAACTGATCTTCGGCCTGTGGTCGCTCAGCTACGGTGGATTGGTTTTGGAAGCGACCAGTCCATCGCTGAAAGCGGCTGGGATTGATGACGCGCGAATGACCATCCGCCGCAACGGAAACCTTTTGCTGGACGCTGTTGGTTGGCAACCGCTTTTCAACGCTCGTCGATACAACGCTTGGTCAAAACGCTTGCGTCCAGTGTTGATCGAAACCGCAAAGAAGATTCGGCAATTGCCTTGCAATAGCGAACAAGATTTTGCCCTCGCCACTGAGTCCGCATCATGA
- a CDS encoding acyl-CoA desaturase produces the protein MSTVVEPKKNRGPGKSKGNADQPNTHVPESTTLELPQTGGKLRLDQPQAEDADGFSSLVAQKAAKKRDLAKPTKADRVRASNISWWAVGWLAMAHIVCLAAPFTFTWTALITALVLHWVAGSLGICLGYHRLLTHTGMKTYNWVRYAFAAIGCFAGEGSPLDWVADHRKHHAHSDLEGDPHSPHDGGIWSHIFWLAFHTHNGDRDAYLTRWVPDLYKDPAMRAFDMLFLPIHIVASFALLGIGYAFGGWELGVSMLVWGMFVRLVAVLHATWMVNSASHMWGYQNYETTDDSRNNWLVAIVAYGEGWHNNHHAYPRMAKHGHKWWEFDITWQAIKLLRAVGLVWDVVDYRTVAEKKARDAKQSAAA, from the coding sequence ATGTCGACCGTTGTTGAACCCAAGAAAAACCGTGGCCCAGGCAAGAGCAAGGGCAACGCTGACCAACCCAACACCCACGTACCTGAATCCACGACGTTGGAATTGCCTCAAACCGGCGGAAAGCTGCGTTTGGATCAACCACAAGCCGAAGACGCTGACGGTTTCTCGTCGCTGGTCGCTCAGAAGGCTGCCAAGAAACGCGATTTGGCAAAACCAACCAAAGCAGACCGAGTCCGAGCATCCAACATCAGTTGGTGGGCCGTCGGATGGTTGGCGATGGCTCACATCGTTTGCTTGGCCGCACCGTTCACATTCACGTGGACCGCTTTGATCACCGCTTTGGTGTTGCACTGGGTCGCTGGCAGCCTCGGGATTTGCCTCGGCTATCACCGCTTGCTGACCCACACTGGCATGAAGACTTACAACTGGGTGCGATACGCGTTCGCTGCCATTGGCTGTTTTGCCGGAGAAGGATCGCCTCTTGATTGGGTCGCCGACCACCGAAAACACCACGCACACAGTGACCTCGAAGGTGATCCGCACTCGCCTCACGACGGTGGAATTTGGAGTCACATTTTCTGGCTCGCTTTCCACACGCACAACGGTGACCGCGACGCTTATCTGACTCGTTGGGTTCCTGACCTGTACAAAGACCCAGCGATGCGAGCCTTTGACATGTTGTTCCTGCCAATTCACATCGTTGCTTCGTTTGCCTTGCTCGGCATCGGCTATGCTTTCGGCGGTTGGGAACTCGGCGTCTCGATGTTGGTTTGGGGCATGTTCGTCCGCTTGGTCGCTGTTCTGCATGCGACTTGGATGGTCAACAGTGCATCGCACATGTGGGGCTACCAGAACTACGAAACCACCGACGATAGCCGCAATAACTGGTTGGTCGCGATCGTGGCTTACGGTGAAGGCTGGCACAACAACCACCACGCTTACCCACGTATGGCCAAGCACGGTCACAAGTGGTGGGAATTCGACATCACTTGGCAAGCGATCAAACTGCTCCGAGCCGTGGGACTGGTTTGGGATGTGGTCGATTACCGCACCGTTGCTGAAAAGAAGGCTCGCGACGCAAAGCAATCCGCCGCAGCTTAG
- the epmA gene encoding EF-P lysine aminoacylase EpmA, whose product MPDPSAFSSEIDADSVREVTAAGLLRGNQQGKNTTRSEMNASSKPSLAVRLRQRAEMLREIRRFFDDRGFIEVQPPCLSRDCVVDAFLDPIEVESSQVGLFGELDSPTKFYLQTSPESAMKRLLAEGAPSIYAITPVFRKGETGARHNVEFSMLEWYEVGGDAASAIELLGNLAVEVLQSPSFKTVTYRDAFAKHLGFDPIEVPIVDLHGLVDEMDSSLAESIGLDRDALLDVLLSERIEPVFANDTPTILTRYPLTQAALAKPCQDDPQCAERFELFYRGVELANGYDELLDADELKKRYEHNNQIRMAHGRPALAVETTLLRAMRQGLPACSGVALGIDRLLMLRVDAHSIEDVVPLPTTRA is encoded by the coding sequence ATGCCAGATCCATCCGCGTTCTCGTCTGAAATCGATGCCGATTCGGTCCGCGAGGTGACCGCTGCCGGATTGTTGAGAGGCAATCAGCAAGGCAAAAATACGACCAGAAGCGAAATGAACGCTTCGTCCAAACCGAGTTTGGCGGTCCGGCTGAGACAGCGAGCCGAGATGCTTCGTGAAATTCGACGGTTCTTTGACGATCGAGGGTTCATCGAAGTCCAACCGCCGTGCTTGAGTCGCGACTGCGTTGTTGACGCTTTTTTGGATCCGATTGAGGTCGAATCGTCTCAGGTCGGACTATTCGGCGAGCTTGATTCCCCGACGAAGTTTTATTTGCAGACGTCCCCTGAATCCGCCATGAAGCGTTTGCTAGCGGAGGGGGCTCCGTCGATCTACGCGATCACGCCGGTGTTTCGAAAGGGCGAAACCGGGGCTCGACACAACGTCGAATTTTCGATGCTGGAGTGGTACGAAGTCGGCGGAGATGCGGCATCCGCGATCGAGTTGCTGGGCAACTTGGCCGTCGAAGTACTCCAATCGCCGTCGTTCAAAACGGTGACCTACCGCGACGCGTTTGCGAAACATCTGGGGTTCGATCCGATTGAAGTCCCCATCGTTGACCTGCATGGTTTGGTCGATGAGATGGACTCATCGCTTGCCGAGTCGATCGGACTCGATCGCGACGCTTTATTGGACGTCTTGCTAAGCGAGCGGATCGAGCCGGTTTTTGCCAACGACACGCCAACCATTTTAACTCGGTACCCGCTGACTCAAGCCGCTTTGGCCAAACCTTGCCAAGATGACCCTCAGTGTGCTGAACGATTCGAACTGTTCTACCGCGGCGTTGAACTTGCCAACGGTTACGACGAACTGCTGGACGCTGACGAGCTGAAGAAACGCTACGAACACAACAATCAAATTCGAATGGCTCATGGCCGCCCCGCCTTGGCCGTCGAGACAACATTGTTGCGAGCAATGCGGCAAGGCTTGCCCGCATGCAGCGGCGTTGCTCTCGGAATCGATCGATTGCTGATGCTACGCGTCGATGCCCATTCCATCGAAGACGTCGTTCCCCTCCCGACCACCCGAGCTTGA
- a CDS encoding aquaporin, giving the protein MQLSLTRRCVCEVIGTYCLVLIGCGAMVVDNQTGMLTHVGVATVWGLIVMTMIYSIGDLSGAHMNPAVSIAFASVGRFPIVDAAAYVVAQCVGALLAAGSLGIVFGVDDVKLGATMASLPTGSAWAVEFMMTTILMWVVLGVSTGAKEKSITAGLAVGATIAMEAFVAGPLTKASMNPARSLGPAVMSSHYNLLWLYLTAPIVGAIAGGCLYRFVRGNDELDTEEGSMAKKISALVLFAFLIGACGSTSMAEEGSSLLRPNDRVAVIGGTFVERMQPRDELEAALQTQRPDWKLSFRNLGWSGDTVSAIARKRFDNIEAGRARRLADIDAADPTVALIWYGQSEAGKFAEDSERIQTDLMRLVDDLKQRQTRVILLTPVAMPGDRRPNYESGLEAFEQMLRNVARAQSLALVELNWKPSDQQLTDDRMLPNNVGYRELAHLLATALLNESVTGDDATSNLAVTRELTESPERELLLEAIARKNEFFFHRYRPQNETYLFLFRKHEQGNNAVELEQFDPIIQEADQAIWDAAGRQ; this is encoded by the coding sequence ATGCAACTCTCTTTGACTCGACGATGCGTTTGCGAAGTCATTGGCACCTATTGCTTGGTGCTGATCGGCTGCGGTGCAATGGTCGTTGACAACCAAACTGGCATGCTGACTCATGTCGGTGTGGCGACCGTTTGGGGATTGATTGTGATGACGATGATCTATTCCATCGGTGATTTATCAGGGGCTCACATGAACCCCGCTGTATCGATCGCGTTTGCCAGCGTCGGTCGTTTTCCGATTGTTGACGCTGCGGCCTACGTCGTCGCCCAGTGCGTCGGTGCTTTGCTTGCCGCCGGTTCGCTGGGAATCGTGTTTGGCGTGGACGACGTCAAATTGGGCGCAACAATGGCATCCTTGCCAACAGGATCGGCTTGGGCGGTGGAGTTCATGATGACGACGATTTTGATGTGGGTGGTGCTCGGCGTGTCCACTGGCGCAAAGGAAAAATCGATCACCGCAGGCTTGGCGGTCGGTGCCACGATTGCAATGGAAGCCTTCGTTGCCGGACCACTCACTAAAGCTTCCATGAATCCGGCTCGCAGCCTGGGTCCCGCTGTGATGTCCAGCCACTACAATCTGCTCTGGTTGTATTTGACCGCGCCCATTGTGGGTGCGATCGCGGGTGGATGCTTGTATCGATTCGTGCGAGGCAACGACGAATTGGACACAGAGGAAGGTTCCATGGCAAAGAAGATTTCGGCTCTCGTTTTGTTTGCGTTTCTCATTGGAGCGTGTGGCAGCACCTCGATGGCCGAAGAAGGCAGCTCGCTGCTTCGCCCAAACGACCGGGTGGCAGTCATCGGTGGCACTTTCGTCGAACGCATGCAACCGCGTGACGAATTAGAAGCAGCCCTGCAGACACAACGCCCCGATTGGAAATTGTCGTTCCGCAATCTGGGCTGGTCCGGGGACACGGTTTCGGCCATCGCGCGCAAACGTTTCGACAACATCGAAGCCGGACGCGCTAGGCGTCTAGCAGACATTGATGCAGCCGATCCGACCGTTGCCTTGATTTGGTACGGACAATCCGAAGCAGGCAAGTTTGCTGAGGACTCCGAACGAATCCAAACAGACTTGATGAGGCTGGTGGATGACCTGAAGCAACGACAAACACGAGTCATCTTGCTCACTCCTGTGGCGATGCCCGGTGACCGGCGCCCCAACTATGAGTCGGGGCTGGAAGCGTTTGAGCAAATGCTACGCAATGTCGCACGAGCCCAATCGCTGGCATTGGTGGAATTGAATTGGAAACCTAGCGATCAACAGTTAACAGACGATCGCATGCTTCCCAACAACGTCGGCTATCGCGAATTGGCACATCTGCTGGCAACCGCTTTGCTGAATGAATCAGTGACGGGTGATGATGCAACGTCCAATCTTGCGGTCACGAGAGAGTTGACCGAGAGCCCCGAACGGGAGTTGTTGCTGGAAGCGATCGCTCGCAAAAACGAGTTTTTCTTCCATCGTTATCGACCGCAAAACGAGACCTATTTGTTTCTGTTTCGCAAACACGAACAAGGCAACAACGCGGTCGAGCTCGAGCAATTTGATCCGATCATTCAAGAAGCAGACCAAGCGATTTGGGATGCCGCTGGGCGTCAGTAA
- a CDS encoding sulfatase family protein: MAASPHPRPKELSNMQTALSLVRSFLPALLGVAISGAVGQAADELPQTPKRDGVEPRNVVFILTDDHRFDAMGCAGHPFLETPNLDSIAANGTHIKNAFVTTSLCSPSRASILTGLYTHKHRVIDNNRLVPDGTLFFPQYLQRAGYDTAFVGKWHMGGHHDDPRPGFDHWVSFRGQGNYLPPGPKYTLNVNGERVKQKGYITDELTDYAVDWLKERDDDEPFFLYLSHKAVHSNFTPAERHQGRYADEDLSFLPTGKELSADKNTPRWVRDQKNSWHGIDFSYHSDKGLDYLYRRYCESVLAVDDSVGRVLQQLKDMGIHDDTLIIYMGDNGFMWGEHGLIDKRVSYEASIRVPMLMQCPNLFDGGQPIENVVGNIDVGPTILHAAGLQTPEYMDGQSFLDLPNNRDADWRKYFLYVYYWEKNFPQTPTQFALRGDRFKYITYYGLWDTDELYDLQTDPDELNNLIHDPDYKSVAKEMEDQLYAMLGDEGGMDIPMNQPRGGSNNKRWSEQGGSDAADFPKAFVVEEPINRNAN, encoded by the coding sequence ATGGCGGCCTCCCCACATCCTCGCCCCAAAGAATTGTCGAACATGCAAACCGCACTTTCACTAGTCCGCTCGTTTCTTCCCGCGTTGCTAGGCGTGGCTATCAGCGGAGCCGTTGGACAAGCTGCCGACGAGCTTCCTCAAACACCCAAACGCGATGGAGTTGAGCCACGCAACGTGGTCTTCATCTTGACCGATGACCATCGATTTGACGCGATGGGTTGTGCTGGTCACCCGTTCCTAGAAACCCCAAACTTGGATTCGATCGCGGCCAACGGCACGCATATCAAGAACGCGTTTGTCACGACCAGCTTGTGCTCACCCAGCCGTGCGTCCATCTTGACTGGTTTGTACACCCACAAGCACCGCGTGATCGACAACAACCGTTTGGTACCTGACGGCACGTTGTTCTTTCCGCAGTATTTGCAACGAGCCGGATACGACACCGCTTTTGTCGGAAAATGGCACATGGGCGGGCATCACGACGACCCGCGTCCGGGCTTTGACCACTGGGTCAGTTTTCGTGGGCAAGGAAATTATTTGCCGCCCGGTCCCAAGTACACGCTCAACGTCAACGGCGAACGAGTGAAGCAAAAGGGTTACATCACCGATGAATTGACCGACTACGCAGTGGACTGGTTGAAAGAACGCGACGACGACGAGCCATTCTTTCTCTACCTGTCTCACAAGGCTGTCCATTCCAATTTCACTCCCGCTGAACGACACCAGGGTCGCTATGCGGATGAAGACCTCAGTTTTTTGCCGACGGGAAAAGAACTATCCGCTGACAAAAACACGCCCCGCTGGGTCCGTGATCAGAAAAACAGCTGGCACGGAATTGATTTCTCGTACCACAGCGACAAGGGACTGGACTATCTGTACCGTCGCTATTGCGAATCAGTGTTGGCTGTCGATGACAGCGTTGGCCGTGTGCTACAGCAGCTCAAGGACATGGGAATCCATGATGACACGTTGATCATTTACATGGGCGACAACGGGTTCATGTGGGGCGAGCACGGATTGATTGACAAACGTGTCTCTTACGAAGCCTCGATTCGCGTTCCGATGCTGATGCAATGCCCCAATCTGTTCGACGGTGGCCAACCAATCGAAAACGTCGTTGGAAACATCGACGTCGGACCGACCATTTTGCACGCCGCAGGTTTGCAGACACCGGAATACATGGATGGTCAAAGCTTCCTTGATCTACCCAACAATCGCGACGCCGATTGGCGGAAGTACTTTTTGTACGTCTACTACTGGGAAAAGAACTTCCCGCAAACCCCCACCCAGTTTGCCTTGCGAGGTGATCGCTTCAAATACATCACCTACTACGGGCTTTGGGACACCGACGAATTGTATGATTTGCAAACCGATCCCGACGAGCTGAACAATCTGATTCACGATCCGGACTACAAATCAGTCGCCAAGGAGATGGAAGATCAGCTCTACGCGATGCTCGGAGACGAGGGTGGGATGGACATCCCCATGAACCAACCTCGCGGTGGATCAAACAACAAACGCTGGTCAGAACAAGGCGGTTCCGATGCCGCCGACTTCCCAAAAGCCTTTGTCGTTGAGGAACCGATCAACCGCAACGCCAACTAA